In Pectobacterium actinidiae, the DNA window TACACCGGACCAGTTGCCGCCGGCATGGAGGAAGGTGAATTGGCGTTCCAGTTCAACGTCGGAGCGGCTTTTCAGCGTCGAACGCTTTGGCCGGATGAGAACATCTTTAAAGCCTAACTTTAAATCTTCTTCAATACGCATGAGGTTCGAGTTCCTGGTGAGTGACGGCGGAATGCTCAGTATTGATTATTACTGAGTGAAAAAATAATGCCCTTTACCAGTGACGTTATCATACGCAGGAATAATCCTGCGGCAAGACTGCGATTTTCACTTTATTTGGGATAAAATCAGAGAAATTTACCTATCACCGAGCAACGTGATAGCGTGAAGCACACTGCGGTTTATGCCTGATTGACTTCAGGGGCAGAGGAAAGTATTCCTCTCCACTTGAAAATAGTAGCAATGTTAACTTTTCAACACGGGTGCAATGACATACATCGTAGCCTTAACGGGCGGTATCGGCAGCGGCAAAAGTACCGTAGCCGATGAATTTGCCAAATTAGGGGCCACTATCGTTGACGCTGATATCATCGCGCGTCAAGTAGTCGAGCCTGGGAAACCCGCGCTGGATACCATCAGGATCCGGTTTGGCGACGCTATACTCAATATCGATGGTTCATTGAACCGCACCGCACTACGCCAACGGATTTTTTCCTCACCTGAGGAGAAGCAGTGGCTGAATAATTTACTCCATCCGTTGATCCATCAGGAAACACAGGCCCTGTTTCAGGCTGCATCCGCACCGTATATTCTGTGGGTCGTCCCTTTACTGGTGGAGAACGGTTTACAACAGCGAGCGCAGCGTATCCTGGTCGTTGATGTAGACAAAGAAACACAGCTTGCACGCACGCTGGCCCGCGATGGCATCAGCCAGCAACAAGCAGAAAATATACTGGCAGCACAGGCTACCCGAGAACAGCGCCTGGCTTATGCCGATGATATTATTGATAACAGTCGCTGCCCAAACGCGCTGGCTCCACAGGTTGCGGAATTACACCGCCAGTACCTGAAGCTCGCCGCCTACGCAGCCGACAGGATGACTAAGAATGAGTGACGCTCCCTCAACGATTTTATTCGAATACCCGCTGAACGAAAAAACACGTACCTGGTTGCGTATCGAGTCATTATTGCAGCAGTTGCACCAAAACCACTCCCTGACCGATATGGGAGGCGCTCTGACATTTTTTCGTGCTATCGCCGAACTGCTCGATGTGCTGGAACGTGGAGATGTACGTACCGAGCTACTGAAAGAACTAGAGCGGCAACAGCAAAAACTGCTGCAATGGAGTGACGTACCAGGCGTTGACATGGAGCGCATCCATACGCTGAGACGCCAGTTGAAAGATCTGGCCAGTACGCTGATGGCTGCACCACGAATGGGGCAGTTCTTACGGGAAGATCGCCTGATTGGCATGGTTCGCCAGCGACTGGGGATCCCCGGTGGATGTTGCAGTTTCGATTTACCTACACTGCATAGCTGGTTACACCAACCTCAGGAACTGCGTGAGAAATTGGTTTCCGGCTGGCTTAACTCTTTGTCTCCGCTCAAACAAGCGCTGGATATGATCCTGGAACTGATCCGCCACTCCGGCACATTCCGCCCTCAGACAAGCCTGAACGGTTTCTTCCAGGACAATGCCTCCGATGCTGATCTGCTGCGTTTGCGCCTTGAACTGGTACATCAGCTCTATCCACAGATATCCGGTCATAAGACACGCTATGCCATCCGTTTTCTGCCATTAGATATCGAAAACGGCCACATCCCTCCGCGTTTAACATTTGAACTGGCCTGCTGCTAGACTCAGCTCTGGCAAATCAGAATGTGTTGAGTCACAAATAGAGTGAAAAAGAATTTTATGACCACAGAAATTACGACAGTGAAATGCCCAACCTGCAAGCAGGCGGTCATCTGGGATGAAACCAGCATCTATCGCCCATTTTGCAGCAAACGTTGTCAACTCATCGATTTAGGTGAATGGGCTGATGAAGAAAAGCGCATTCCAAGTGATGATATGGTTTCTGATAGTGAAGAGTGGAGCGAAACGCGCTAACGGCCGCGTTTCGCGATGATGGCTTTCAGACAGGTAAAGCTAGATTAAAGCGATTTCAGCCAGCGGATCATCTCTGCATTCGCTGGCGGAAATTCTTCCTCACGTAATTCTTCTACGCTAACCCAGCGAGACTCCTGACCTTCCCGGCCATAGGGTTCCCCCTGCCATGTTTCAACCAGAAAGAAATGAAGCGTGATAATTCTCTCCGGCGTAGAAAACGTTTTGTCGTTTAGCGCCTGTGGTGCGCTCGCTTCAATGCCCGTTTCTTCACGCAGTTCACGAATCAGCGCCTGCTCTGGCGTTTCGCCCTCTTCAACTTTACCGCCGGGAAATTCCCACATCCCTGCCATATGAACGCCATCAGGGCGGCGAGCAATGAAATATTGCTGCTCCACATTGCGGATGATGCCGACCGCGACGGATAACTGTTTTTGCGTCATGACACTTCCTATCAGGTTCTTATCAAGTAAAAGGCGGTCAATGACCGCCCTTGTACTTATCACATTTTAATCACTGGATTCAGCGGCCAATTATTTCTGTAAGCGACCGTGGCACTGCTTATATTTCTTGCCTGAACCACAGGGGCAAGGGTCGTTACGTCCAATTTTACGGTCAGCCTGCGCCGGTGAACCCATGTTCAGGCTATCTTCTTCCTGATGGCTAAACTGTTGCTGCTGCGCCAAACGCTCAGCTTCTTCACGGCGTTGCTGCTCCAGCGCTTCGATTTCTTCCGGCATTCTCACCTGAACTTTGCTCAGCGTACTGATCACCTCATATTTCAGTGATTCCAGCATTGCGGCAAACATAGAGAACGACTCTCGCTTATATTCTTGTTTCGGATCTTTCTGTGCATAGCCACGCAAATGGATGCCCTGACGCAGGTAATCCATTGCCGCCAGATGCTCTTTCCACAAGGAATCGAGCGTTTGCAGCATCACGCCTTTCTCGAAGTTGCGCATGACTTCCGCGCCAACCACTTCTTCTTTGCGATGATAAACCTCAAGCGCCTGCTGGAAAATACGCTCACGCAACGTTTCTTCATGTAGCTCAGGCTCTTTATCCAGCCACGCCTTGATCGGCATATCCAGGTCGAAGTCGTTCTTCAGGCGCTGCTCCAGGCCTTCCGTATCCCACATTTCTTCCAGAGATTCCGGTGGAATATAGCTGTCGATAGTCGCTTTAAACACATCCTCACGAATACTGGTGATGGTTTCACTGATATCGGACACATCCAGCAGTTCGTTACGCTGTGTGTAGATCGCACGACGTTGGTCGTTCGCCACATCATCGTATTCCAGCAGCTGTTTACGAATATCAAAGTTACGGCTTTCCACTTTACGCTGTGCGTTAGCAATCGCCTTGGTGACCCACGGGTGCTCAATCGCCTCGCCCGGTTTCATACCCAGTTTACGCATCATGTTGGAAACGCGATCGGAGGCAAAAATACGCATCAGCGCATCTTCCATCGACAGGTAGAAGCGTGATGAACCCGCATCCCCCTGGCGACCAGAACGACCACGCAACTGGTTATCGATACGGCGAGACTCATGGCGCTCTGTACCGATAATATGCAAACCACCCGCAGCCAACACCGCATCATGGCGCACTTTCCAGGCCGCTTTGATTTCTGCAATTTGTGCGTCATCTGGATTTTCCAGATGTGCGACTTCTGCCTGCCAGCTACCACCCAATACAATGTCCGTACCACGACCGGCCATATTAGTCGCGATAGTCACCGCGCCAGCCTGACCCGCCTGAGCAACGATATCGGCTTCCATGGCGTGGAATTTCGCATTCAACACATTATGTTTGATGCCCGCTTTTTCCAACGCATGAGAAACCACTTCCGATTTCTCGATAGAGATCGTACCGACCAGAATCGGCTGGCCTTTTACCGAGCGGTCTTTGATATCTTCAATAATAGCATCGATTTTTTCCTGCTCAGTCATGTAGACCAGGTCAGGCAAGTCTTTACGAATCATCGGACGGTTGGTCGGCACCACAATCGTATCCAGCTTATAGATGGAGCTGAATTCGAACGCTTCGGTATCTGCCGTACCGGTCATACCAGCCAGTTTTTCATACAGGCGGAAGTAGTTCTGGAAGGTAATGGAAGCCAGCGTCTGGTTTTCATTCTGAATGGTCACCTTCTCTTTCGCTTCAACAGCCTGATGCAAACCATCGGACCAGCGACGCCCCTGCATGGTACGGCCAGTGTGTTCGTCAACGATGATCACTTCACCGTCTTTCACAATGTAATCCACATCGCGGGTAAACAGCACGTGCGCACGCAGCGCGGCGGTCACATGGTGCATCAGCATGATGTTCGTCGGAGAATACAGTGATTCGCCCTCCTCCATAATGCCTTCTTTCACCAGCAATTCTTCTACCAGAACCAGACCTCGCTCGGTGAGGTTAACCTGACGCGCTTTCTCATCAACAGAGAAGTGGCCTTCGCCGTGGAAGGTATCCGAATCTTCTTTCTCCTGACGGATCAGGTGAGGGATGATTTTATTGACGCTGATATAAAGCTCAGAGCTGTCTTCAGCCGGGCCAGAAATGATCAGCGGCGTACGCGCTTCATCGATCAGGATGGAGTCAACCTCATCCACCAGCGCGTAGTACAATTTACGCTGCACACGCTCTTCTGGGCTGAACGCCATGTTGTCACGCAGGTAGTCAAAACCGTATTCGTTATTGGTACCGTAGGTGATGTCTGCGGCATACGCTTCACGCTTCGCAGGAGCAGGCATACCCGGCAGGTTGATGCCGACACTCAGGCCAAGGAATTCAAATAAAGGACGGTTATTTTCAGCATCACGCTGTGCCAGATAATCGTTCACGGTCACGACGTGTACGCCACGACCCGTCAGCGCGTTCAGGTACGCAGGCAACGTTGCCGTCAGCGTTTTACCTTCACCAGTACGCATCTCTGCGATGCAGCGTTCGTTCAGTACCATACCGCCAAGCAGCTGCACGTCAAAGTGGCGCATACCAAATACACGCTTACTGGATTCACGCACCACGGCGAAGGCTTCAGGCAACAGACTCTCGAGCGTTGCGCCTTTTTCCAGACGAACACGGAACTCCAGCGTTTTCGCTTGCAGTTCCTCATCTGAAAGTTTTTCCATTTCTGGCTCTAAACGACTGATGACATCAACATTTTTACGCATACGACGCAGCGTACGATCGTTACGGCTACCAAAAATTTTGGTTAGGATATTCATGACCATAATAGTTTTAATCTCACAAATGCCACGTATCCAGTGGCAACACAACATCGAAAAACTGAGAAACTCAGCAAAAACGAGAGAAATTTCTTCAGCTAATTATCCACTACACTTTCAGCTGAGAATATATGGCCCTGCACGGATGCCGCGGATTTGGGCAAGCCAGATGCCGATTTGATGGTGTGCCTGAGGATAAAAAGTGACGCGCCCAGCATGAGGGGAGATCACAAAGGGATACTGTGAATCCTGCGTCAGCAATGCATTTAGCGTATCTAGCAAAACCAGAGAATGAGGTTGAAGCTCGTCAACCTGCTGGGCACTGGCCGTCTGTGGCGTCGTCAACGCAAAAGAAAGGTGGCGGATTACCGTACGAATCGCATGCTGATGCCAGTAGTCAACGCTGTAGGACGAGCGCCGATGCGCTTCTTTCAACGCAACCAGATCGGTAAGGTTCAGCGATACGTTATTCTGGCGACTAACGCTAGAGCTTGAATTAGGGAGTGAGGCGATATCCTGTGAGTCGTTCAGGCTTGTCGGCAGGCCAAAACTCGCCGCGACCATCCCTAATAAGAGATGCGGCCAGAAATAACGTCTGCCAAATTGTCGCCAACGATTTAGAATACCAATCACGAGTAACATCCACCGGAGCCAGGTCTATGCGTGATAGCCGCCCACAATCACTGGAATTTCTGTTTGATAGCGCATCTATGTCGGGTAAAGGCCCGCTACAAGATGTGCAACAGCGCGCTATCGCCTTATTAAAACTCAATCGTGCCGTACGCGGATTACTGCCAGCACCGTTGCACCCATGGTGTCGCGTCGCTAATTACCGGCAAGGTTTACTAATACTGGAAACCGCCAACGCCAGTTGGCTGATGCGGTTACGTTACGAACAACCTGCGTTGCTCTCTGCATTACGCGCACAAATACTACCATCATTGGCTTCAATCGACATCAGGATTAATCCAACGCTTGCCGCAAAAGGGCATGAAATCGTGAAAAATAGTGACATTGCAGCGACGGAAAATACCGACGACAAACCGTTGCGTCAGTTGAGTGAACAAAGTGCGGAGACATTGAGGACGTTAGCAGGCAACAGCCCGGAAAAACTCAGAAAGATATTAGAACGACTGGCTTCACTGGCCGGAGAGAGTACCAGAAAAACCAGTCGTAATAAGAAGTAACGGCTTTAAGCGTTATGCTAGCACGATAGACGGTGCTTTAAATGCCAACGGCATCTCAGCTTCGTCTTCAAATGTCACGTATTCCCACGCTTCCTGATTTGCCAGCACAGCCTGCAACAGTTTGTTGTTCAGTGCGTGTCCAGATTTAAACGCAGAAAACGCACCGATGATGTTGTGGCCACACATAAATAGGTCACCGATGGCATCCAGCATTTTATGGCGAACAAACTCATCTTCAAAACGCAGACCGTCTTCGTTCAGTACGCGGTAATCGTCAACGACGATAGCACAATCCATACTGCCGCCCAGGCACAACCCACGAGACTGCAAGTATTCGATATCGCGCATGAAGCCGAAGGTACGCGCACGGCTGATCTGGCGAACAAACGCATCAGCGGAGAAATCCAAACGATAGCGCTGGTTGCCGGCATCAATCGCCGGGTGGTTGAAGTCGATAGTGAAATCCAAACTGAAGCCGTTAAACGGTTTC includes these proteins:
- the mutT gene encoding 8-oxo-dGTP diphosphatase MutT gives rise to the protein MTQKQLSVAVGIIRNVEQQYFIARRPDGVHMAGMWEFPGGKVEEGETPEQALIRELREETGIEASAPQALNDKTFSTPERIITLHFFLVETWQGEPYGREGQESRWVSVEELREEEFPPANAEMIRWLKSL
- the zapD gene encoding cell division protein ZapD, translating into MSDAPSTILFEYPLNEKTRTWLRIESLLQQLHQNHSLTDMGGALTFFRAIAELLDVLERGDVRTELLKELERQQQKLLQWSDVPGVDMERIHTLRRQLKDLASTLMAAPRMGQFLREDRLIGMVRQRLGIPGGCCSFDLPTLHSWLHQPQELREKLVSGWLNSLSPLKQALDMILELIRHSGTFRPQTSLNGFFQDNASDADLLRLRLELVHQLYPQISGHKTRYAIRFLPLDIENGHIPPRLTFELACC
- the secM gene encoding secA translation cis-regulator SecM — encoded protein: MIGILNRWRQFGRRYFWPHLLLGMVAASFGLPTSLNDSQDIASLPNSSSSVSRQNNVSLNLTDLVALKEAHRRSSYSVDYWHQHAIRTVIRHLSFALTTPQTASAQQVDELQPHSLVLLDTLNALLTQDSQYPFVISPHAGRVTFYPQAHHQIGIWLAQIRGIRAGPYILS
- the secA gene encoding preprotein translocase subunit SecA, producing the protein MVMNILTKIFGSRNDRTLRRMRKNVDVISRLEPEMEKLSDEELQAKTLEFRVRLEKGATLESLLPEAFAVVRESSKRVFGMRHFDVQLLGGMVLNERCIAEMRTGEGKTLTATLPAYLNALTGRGVHVVTVNDYLAQRDAENNRPLFEFLGLSVGINLPGMPAPAKREAYAADITYGTNNEYGFDYLRDNMAFSPEERVQRKLYYALVDEVDSILIDEARTPLIISGPAEDSSELYISVNKIIPHLIRQEKEDSDTFHGEGHFSVDEKARQVNLTERGLVLVEELLVKEGIMEEGESLYSPTNIMLMHHVTAALRAHVLFTRDVDYIVKDGEVIIVDEHTGRTMQGRRWSDGLHQAVEAKEKVTIQNENQTLASITFQNYFRLYEKLAGMTGTADTEAFEFSSIYKLDTIVVPTNRPMIRKDLPDLVYMTEQEKIDAIIEDIKDRSVKGQPILVGTISIEKSEVVSHALEKAGIKHNVLNAKFHAMEADIVAQAGQAGAVTIATNMAGRGTDIVLGGSWQAEVAHLENPDDAQIAEIKAAWKVRHDAVLAAGGLHIIGTERHESRRIDNQLRGRSGRQGDAGSSRFYLSMEDALMRIFASDRVSNMMRKLGMKPGEAIEHPWVTKAIANAQRKVESRNFDIRKQLLEYDDVANDQRRAIYTQRNELLDVSDISETITSIREDVFKATIDSYIPPESLEEMWDTEGLEQRLKNDFDLDMPIKAWLDKEPELHEETLRERIFQQALEVYHRKEEVVGAEVMRNFEKGVMLQTLDSLWKEHLAAMDYLRQGIHLRGYAQKDPKQEYKRESFSMFAAMLESLKYEVISTLSKVQVRMPEEIEALEQQRREEAERLAQQQQFSHQEEDSLNMGSPAQADRKIGRNDPCPCGSGKKYKQCHGRLQK
- a CDS encoding DUF721 domain-containing protein encodes the protein MRDSRPQSLEFLFDSASMSGKGPLQDVQQRAIALLKLNRAVRGLLPAPLHPWCRVANYRQGLLILETANASWLMRLRYEQPALLSALRAQILPSLASIDIRINPTLAAKGHEIVKNSDIAATENTDDKPLRQLSEQSAETLRTLAGNSPEKLRKILERLASLAGESTRKTSRNKK
- the yacG gene encoding DNA gyrase inhibitor YacG codes for the protein MTTEITTVKCPTCKQAVIWDETSIYRPFCSKRCQLIDLGEWADEEKRIPSDDMVSDSEEWSETR
- the lpxC gene encoding UDP-3-O-acyl-N-acetylglucosamine deacetylase; the encoded protein is MIKQRTLKRIVQATGVGLHTGKKVTLTMRPAPANTGVIYRRTDLNPPVDFPADAKSVRDTMLCTCLVNEHDVRISTVEHLNAALAGLGIDNIVIDVDAPEIPIMDGSASPFVYLLLDAGIEELNCAKKFVRIKQSVRVEDGDKWAEMKPFNGFSLDFTIDFNHPAIDAGNQRYRLDFSADAFVRQISRARTFGFMRDIEYLQSRGLCLGGSMDCAIVVDDYRVLNEDGLRFEDEFVRHKMLDAIGDLFMCGHNIIGAFSAFKSGHALNNKLLQAVLANQEAWEYVTFEDEAEMPLAFKAPSIVLA
- the coaE gene encoding dephospho-CoA kinase (Dephospho-CoA kinase (CoaE) performs the final step in coenzyme A biosynthesis.) produces the protein MTYIVALTGGIGSGKSTVADEFAKLGATIVDADIIARQVVEPGKPALDTIRIRFGDAILNIDGSLNRTALRQRIFSSPEEKQWLNNLLHPLIHQETQALFQAASAPYILWVVPLLVENGLQQRAQRILVVDVDKETQLARTLARDGISQQQAENILAAQATREQRLAYADDIIDNSRCPNALAPQVAELHRQYLKLAAYAADRMTKNE